The DNA region TAATTTTCCAACTTTTTACGAAGACAAGGTTGTCTACTTGTCTTGTCTGGGGCGAAGCAACGTCTAAGAAAcggtaaattttaaattacatGGTCGTTTACGTGTTTAATATTTCGTATCTTCATTTTTACTCACCAAGGAAAATATTGAATAAACCGATTTTATTTCTCCCTCTATTACTTGGTCAGAtcattcaaaatttaattagcTACACATCAATTTTTAGCTAATTTACATGCATGATCAAAACGTGATGATTTATAACAAGTAATGTGTACCAACGATTCCAAGTTCGGACAAACAACGCCACACAACCTCAAGCTACTCGACCCGAGTTCGTCACGGAAAACAAACCACCGCTAACCCCTCATCGAGCCCGGCTCACATCACAATTTTTCAATATAATTTATGATaacaaatttcgaaattaattTCCGAATTTATCGAGTCCAAACTCAAACCACCAACTATTTGACTTACACATGTTTGAGTTCTCTTCGTTTTATCTCAGGCTAGCCCAACGATTGGAAGGCGCCCTGTAGTTGTTTTGCTTCATGGGAGCACAGTTCTAACTTCTTTCCTATCCACTCCAAAAACCTGCAAAAGTATGCATATCAACTAGTAATTCGAATTGGGATATGCTTAAACCCCAAGGAGAGGCAAATTGGAGTGAACGAAAACGGTACCTCCAGCCCCAAGTCTTTGACATACACATTGGTGAAAAGTTCGGATGGATCGGGCCATGGACTCTCCTGAAAATACAGTAGAATATTTGTTTTGGTTCCAACTAACGATCAAAACATGATACTATGGCTGCTAAAAGGTTTAACAGGCAGACACACAGGTATTATGTTGCACATCTTAATCTTACCTTAGCTTTTGCTACGGCTTCATCCACCTCTTTTCTCGCTTCTTTCTCTGTGTCCTAAGAAAATGGCAAAAAGTCGATTATAATTTATACCATCTTCAGATTTCGCGAAAAATCTTTATACCAAATTATTCTTAAGgcagaaaaaaaattgatgctCCATAAAGAAGATGAAATGGTCACACCTTTAGTTCCTTCTCAGTGGCAAGATCATGAGACAATATGACCTTTCTGATTCTTTCGATAGGGTCACGCTCCTGCCAAAAGGGAAGTGCTCACACATTAGCATAACGAAATTGGTCAATTATAAGGAAAATTTATTCCTGATATCTACCTGTCGAATACCACTAATCTCATCACGTGTACGGTATGTACTCCCTGGATCAGACATCGAGTGTCCATGATACCTATAAGTGTCCATTTCAAGGATCTGAAAAGAAATATCGGCAAAGTGAAGAACAAAATAGGGTTCTTGATGTAAACATAGAAGCAATACTTCGACTCAACAAAAAGGATAATCCATCCATCACCTGCCGTACATTTCTTTCTTACCATGGGTAGCGAATATGGAAAGGGGATTAGTTTTGAAGAAAGTAAGAGAGAACCTCAAAATCATGCTATCTATTTCTGTTCCATGTTCTTTTTTTACAACGAATGTTAGTTCTGTCTCACAACAATTCACACACACAAATACAGTGAACGACTTAAAAGGTCGACGACGCAAATAACCACAAGATAAATATTTGCTCAAAAAAATTGTGCATAAGTAGATTTAGAACATGATAGAACTTACGATTGGTCCattcttcaaggcatgatcttTAGCAAACTTGCACGCTTGTTTCACTGCAAGTGCGTCCATACCATCCACCTATTAAGAATCATAATATGCAATAAAAGAGACATAATTAGAATAGAAAACTATGTTACCGTGCCAAGGACAAGAAGTAAGCAACATTAGAAAAATAAAGATAAGCTTTTACATATTCCCTAACATGACAACTTTTTCGATCACTCGTACTCTGCCTCTGCCTCAAAGTCCTCGCATCTACAGTCATATACTCAACTTCAAGATTCATCATAACTCATAACAACACTGCCTCCCTGATGAACCAAAGATATATATAGTTTTTTGACACCAATCTAGTTCCATACCAGCAATGCAGAAGGTGAATTTTAGCCAAGTTATAAATGCAAATAAAAACAAGTCCTTTTCAAATGCCATGATCCAAAAACTATATGGCGAAAAGCTCCTTAATTCGACCGTGTGTTTTGCAATTGGTACACTCACCTTCAAACCTGGAACATAATCCCCTCTCTTGTAATAAGTTGCACTCTTAGCTGCCCTCCATCCAGCTGTGCCCATTCCATCTGTGAACCAAACAAACCAATAATGAATCCAAATACACTATAATACGTGAAAATCGATCATAAAAACTGATTATATGCTTAAAGACTATCGACAGAAATCAGATTCGCAAAAAGTAGCACCTCCTCAAGAATTCCCAGTACTATAATTTGAATGTGACAAGACAATTAAGCCGAAATATTGAAATTTTATcaacttgaaaatattaaaaaagctAATAATATGAAAACCTTCCAATATCAATTTCCCAAGAACTCAATTTCATAACATTACAACATTTCTACCTAAAATTAATCTCATATTTATTACTCAATAAAAAATAGATGTTATATCTAGTTATTTTCCAGAGGGAACCACGGGGAATGGAGggcttttaataatttttaatttaaaaataaattttattctcaaggatacaaaatattattgaaaaaaaacaaaacaaaaatatcaCCAACTCCACTGTGTCGGACGAGAATCGGTTTCAcgaagaaaagaaaaacaaagatttcaaaattcttaCACTGGTTATTCTCGCAAATATCCTTTCAGAAATATctgctaaaataatatattgtgGTGCTATACTTCATATTTTTGTGGAAATAGCTATTAATTCCTTAGCTGTAAATAAGTATTCCTTGTTGATGAACCCTCTGGCCAGAAGTCTGGAGGAGTTGCTACCTGCTAGCTTGTCCAATAGTTATTTGTGTTTTGTTCTTCTACGGACAGCTCTTGTCATATCTTCCCTAATTGTCGCATTTCTTATTCCCTTTTTCGGTAGGTGACTGTCATGTATTTTACCTTCTACTTTGACATTTTATGTGTGTCTTGTTGTTTCGAATGGTATACCAACCGATGAATTTTATTTCTTGTTCTTCTTTTGCAGGTACTATGATGTCTCTAATCGGTTCTCTTTTTAGTGTTCTTATGGTAAACATGCCAAACTTCTATCAATTTTATggatgctaagcattttttccTTTATTTGCATGACAAACTTCATATGGAGTTTATAAATATAGAGTTCCTAACACGAACGCGTCATGTGTCTTTGATCCAGGCAATAATAATGCCAGCTTTATGCTTCTTGAAAATCCAAGGGAAGAAAGCCACAAAAACTCAGGTTGTCTCCCTTAATTCCAAGAATCTTAGATACTCCTCATATTGTGTCTTCTTTTAGTAGTACATGTTCAGGGTggtgaaatattttctttcattcaGAGTTGGATATTTACGTGAATCTCATGGACCTTTTGTCCATTAATCATTCTTGTCTGCCCTGA from Primulina tabacum isolate GXHZ01 chromosome 14, ASM2559414v2, whole genome shotgun sequence includes:
- the LOC142524454 gene encoding pyruvate dehydrogenase E1 component subunit alpha, mitochondrial-like — its product is MGTAGWRAAKSATYYKRGDYVPGLKVDGMDALAVKQACKFAKDHALKNGPIILEMDTYRYHGHSMSDPGSTYRTRDEISGIRQERDPIERIRKVILSHDLATEKELKDTEKEARKEVDEAVAKAKESPWPDPSELFTNVYVKDLGLEVFGVDRKEVRTVLP
- the LOC142524455 gene encoding amino acid transporter AVT1A-like, which produces MNPLARSLEELLPASLSNSYLCFVLLRTALVISSLIVAFLIPFFGTMMSLIGSLFSVLMAIIMPALCFLKIQGKKATKTQVVLSAGIVALGIFSAVLGTYTSLSELAEQYS